From the Helianthus annuus cultivar XRQ/B chromosome 17, HanXRQr2.0-SUNRISE, whole genome shotgun sequence genome, the window GAAACAAGCTCACGCATGAAATGATAATCAATGTCGATATGCTTTGCACGTTTGTGTGAAACTAGGTTTTGACTTAGAAAAATTGCACTCTTGTTGTCACAGAGCAAAGTCGGACGAGCCATAGGTAGAGCGTGTAGTTCTCGAAGAAGGTGAGTAAGCCAGATGATTTCAGCTGCAGTATTTgccatggcacgatattcaaatTCACAACTAGAGCGAGAGAATGTAGGTTGTTTCTTTGCACTCCAGGAAACCAGATTGCCACCCAAATAAATAGAATAACCGTAAGTGGAGCGTCTGGTTTCAATACAACGGGCCCAGTCTGCATCAAAGTAGCCAACAATAGTTGTTGAAGTTGGTTTGGAGAAGGTTAACCCAAAGGAAATTGTTCCTTTAACATAACGGAGTATCCGTTTAACCAACTGAAAATGAGATGTTGTAGGGGCTTGTAGATGTTGACTGGCTTAATTGACTGCATAAGAGATGTCAAGTTTGGTAATGGTGAGATAATGAAGAGATCCAACTAGAGACCTGTAAATAGTAAATAGTATGATCATGAAACGGAACACCCTTGCTAAGAAAAGTATTAGTGTTAGCAAGAGGAATGGCAACAGGTTTGGAATCTAACAGTCCAGTACGAGACAAAATGTCATGTGCATATTTCGCCTGACTAAGAAAAAGACTGGCATCAGAGTGAGTAACTTCAAGACCCAAGAAGTAACCGAGTGGACccaatgtgacaacccgaacttctgAGATTAGTGTCATTTAGTCTTGTAACCTTAATAAATTCCCTAAAACGTAAGACATGGTTGTATATGTTGCACATCTAAGGATTTAGTGGGCCGCACTTATTAATGACAAACACATTAAACATTTGGTCCACACAGTGATGGGTTTTGCGGCTCAAAACACTTGCAAACACTTGGATTGCACAAGTGATAAGCACACAACACATATTACATGACCCACATTAAGCCCAACTCTTGGCCCAGTCTTTCCCTTTAAGCCCAATCGGTCATGGCCCACTCTTCTCTAACTTATGTATACGTGAATGCATATTAGGGGGCACAGAATCTCCTTGCACAAAGATAGCAAACCCTAAACACCCACACCCTTTTTCTCTAAACCGCGACAGCAGCCCCTAGAGTTCGAAGTCTTCCTTCCTCTTGCTTATCACGTCACTCTTTCCTCTCGTAAACAGGTTAGTTCGTGACTTGTATTCTTGATTAATTAACTTACGGATCAATGAGCCATGAGAATAACGACTCATAATGATTATGAAGGGAATGAATCTTTGTTACTAGATTTACTAGATTTATAGTGATTCTATAGTTATGATGTTCGCTTTATAATGAATGATTACGGTTGTATGCGTACTAGGTTCGAGTAGTGAAAATATGATATGTTTAGTTGTATCGATTATTATGTTGATTATGTAGTGTTGTTGTCATGTGTGTTAATCAATCCATGATCCTGTTTCCCCATGAACTATGTCGTGATAGTGTTGCATCAGGAGACTGTTTGATAGTCTTATGTTATGTGAATGATAATTACGTGACGCGGAAGTGATATGCTAGAAGGGTGCTTGTTATTGAATGTTAGATAAGTATGTGACCGATGATGAATAATGCTCGCTAGGATATGAAATTCGGATTGATTCAACTATATGCTGAAACTGTTATAAATTGTATATGATGATCTTGACTCTTAATTAAATTCCTTACCTTCAAGAATATGCTCCAAGTTTGGTTGTCTTGCCAATATTCACGTGATACCCTTCTGATGTGATGATGATTATTGTTTTAAAAATTATTGCCCACTCACAAAAGTAGGCTGCTAATTCGTGTATGTGTGTGATGTCTCCAACATCCCATGTGCATGTCATCATGAAGGTTTTAAAACCATTTAATTTCTTTTCACCATATAGCATGTGCACCGAAATTAAGGGCCAATACAGGATTATCTTAATTGAACTAATTGGGCTGCATCTAGTTAATGAAGTTAGAATGGACTGTTGAGTGTAATTTGGAACTTGGGCTCGTaaaacaaacatgttttcttggcATGAAAATGTGTTGTGCGAATAAATGTCATTAGCTTGGTTAAGGCATGGTGTTGCTAATTAGCTGTTAGAACGTGTATGATTATGTGTGTATTTCATAAGTACAACTTGTGCAATGTATGACAAATTACGTGGTTCAATGCGAATACGAAACTGATTGTTATTGATATGATAAACCGTGTTAGGACGTGCTTGATCAATTGGTAATAAAGTagctaatcttaccgagcaaaccaaggtgagttcacactcttaccaaggcatgggattcccggggattgggaatgggttgaatgatgggattgaacaattactcgtacttacacggctactagactatctaccatcgtcctccgGTTAcgcagggcacttacgtaaaacctacgtaaacaagtacttacaactgtcctcaggtttcgagggacacttacgtaaaacctacgtaaactcacacatgctactgtcttccgggtttggaaggacacttacgtaaaacctacgtaaaccccacgcgtaccactgtcctcgggtaaagaagggcacttacgtaaaacctacgtataccttGTACGTA encodes:
- the LOC110925083 gene encoding uncharacterized mitochondrial protein AtMg00810-like; translated protein: MTLISEVRVVTLGPLGYFLGLEVTHSDASLFLSQAKYAHDILSRTGLLDSKPVAIPLANTNTFLSKGVPFHDHTIYYLQLVKRILRYVKGTISFGLTFSKPTSTTIVGYFDADWARCIETRRSTYGYSIYLGGNLVSWSAKKQPTFSRSSCEFEYRAMANTAAEIIWLTHLLRELHALPMARPTLLCDNKSAIFLSQNLVSHKRAKHIDIDYHFMRELVSSGRFYTKFVPSNLQVADIFTKILSRPLFEKLRGLLHIGPPPVRLTGGKSIT